The Brachyspira sp. SAP_772 genome includes the window ATATTTATTGTAATCCATATTCTAATTAATTGACGGCTCTTAAACCGCCTAACTCCTTTATATTATTTTTATTAAATAATTTTGTTTCAGCATTTAATTGCTGTACGTTTATATATATGCAAGAAACGTGCCAGAGATATGACTATTATAAGCCATTTTACTATATTAAAATATCATATTTTGATATTTTTTTGAACTCAATTTTTAAATTATGTGTAATTATATACATCTTATGATAGCTATATGTATTAATATTATACTAATAATAGGTGTGTTGTATTATAATTATACAAACTATTATGTAAAAATATATTCTTATTGACTTTCATATTATATTTTATATAATAAAACAATTGACTAACTCAATAATTAAAAATTAAAAGGTATATTAAAATGAACAATTTCTCTTCTCTAAACGATTCTTTTGTATTAAGCAATGGTTATAAAATTCCTTGTATAGCTTTTGGTACTTGGAAGCTTCCAGATGGTGACGATGCTATAAACTCTGTAAAAGAGGCTATAAAGTTAGGTTATAAACATATTGATACAGCTGCCATTTATGAAAATGAGAAAAGTGTAGGCAAGGCTATAAAAGAAAGCGGTATAAATAGAAAAGAATTATTTGTTACAAGCAAGGTTTGGAATAAAGAGAGAGGATATAATACCACATTAAAAGCATTTGAAAAAACTCTTAATGATTTAGAGCTTGATTATCTTGACCTTTATTTAATACATTGGCCTGCATCAGAACATCAATTTAAAGATTGGGATAATATTAATTTAGAGACTTGGAGAGCTATGACTGAGCTTTATGAAAAAGGTAAAATAAAATCAATAGGTGTTTCTAATTTTATGCCTCATCATTTGAAATCTTTAATGCAAACAGAAATTAAACCTATGGTTAATCAAATAGAGTTTCATGTTGGTTTTATGCAAGAAGAGACTTTTAAATATTGCAAAGATAATAATATACTTATTGAAGCTTGGAGTCCTCTAGGTAGAGGCAAAATGCTTGATAATGATTTATTAAAAGAAATTGCTGCTAAATATAAAAAGTCTGTTGCACAGCTTTGCATAAGATGGTGTTTACAAAATAATACACTTCCCCTTCCAAAATCAATGACCCCTTCAAGAATAAAAGAAAATACTGAAGTTTTTGATTTTAATATTAGCGATGAAGATATGAATACTATAAACAATATAGAATATTTTGCAGGTTCAGAACTTCACCCAGACAAGATAGATTTTTAATTTTATATTAAATAATTAAAAAAATAACAATTCAAACATATTTATAAGCTATGATTGAATTGTTAATTTTTTTTATTTTTTTATTTATAATGCTTTAATAAAATCTATAGTGAAATTATTGCACCAAATAGCAGTTTCTGGATTAAAGTTTTCATTATGCAAATCTGTATTTGATAATATTCTTATTCCTATAAAAGGTATATTAAAAGCTCTTGCTACTTGTGCAGCAGCTACAGTTTCCATCTCTTCAGCAGAAGTGTTATATTTATTATGAAGCATATTTATTCTTTCTAATTCTCTATTCCATTGGTCCGCAGTTCCTATAGTTCCTTCAACCACTTTGCCATTTGTGTAATTTATAGTTTTTGCTATATTAACTAAATCTATATCACTATAAAATGCCATATTTGTTATGAAATTATTATTCTCATCTCTAAGCCTTTGAACATCATCTAAAAATATCCAATTATTTTGATCGCTATTTTCTGATTTTTCTGTTCTAAAAGCTCCTATATTAATTATATTAGTACCCAAAACAATATCACCAG containing:
- a CDS encoding 5'-methylthioadenosine/S-adenosylhomocysteine nucleosidase translates to MKKILIMFFSLILLLSCNNNSNSNENYKNIVLVQGAMDIEVDTMIASLKDVKEERYGSWTFFVGTLEGKNGLNKVIVSRTEIGLVNASAATAIGIEKYKPTIIINQGTSGGHDINLHSGDIVLGTNIINIGAFRTEKSENSDQNNWIFLDDVQRLRDENNNFITNMAFYSDIDLVNIAKTINYTNGKVVEGTIGTADQWNRELERINMLHNKYNTSAEEMETVAAAQVARAFNIPFIGIRILSNTDLHNENFNPETAIWCNNFTIDFIKAL
- a CDS encoding aldo/keto reductase, whose protein sequence is MNNFSSLNDSFVLSNGYKIPCIAFGTWKLPDGDDAINSVKEAIKLGYKHIDTAAIYENEKSVGKAIKESGINRKELFVTSKVWNKERGYNTTLKAFEKTLNDLELDYLDLYLIHWPASEHQFKDWDNINLETWRAMTELYEKGKIKSIGVSNFMPHHLKSLMQTEIKPMVNQIEFHVGFMQEETFKYCKDNNILIEAWSPLGRGKMLDNDLLKEIAAKYKKSVAQLCIRWCLQNNTLPLPKSMTPSRIKENTEVFDFNISDEDMNTINNIEYFAGSELHPDKIDF